The Thermococcus peptonophilus genomic sequence CAATCCAAGGTCTTCATCAACCGGAAGTGCGATCCTCATGGTACCACCATATTTATGAAAGTTTCTTCAGATATAAATCTTGTGCATATGCACGCAGTCACTCCCTTGAATATCTCCCCTGTTACGAGGTCTATCCCAATTCTCCTGACTTTCAGCTTCCAGAGCTTCTCAGGTGCTCTTCCACCTTCTTCTCCATAACGTTCCATCTCGATCATTTCCGCGTTCTCAAGGGCCGAAAGGTGGTAGTAAAGCGTTGAGAGGGGGCATGTTCAAACCCCTCTCCGAGAGTGCTTGATAGATTTCGTTCGTTCCATTAACGCATTCACTCAGGCTTTTGATGATACTCCTCGTCAGGCTCTTCGCCTGGATAAAGGCAAAGACATATACAGGTTAAAGTAGATGAGAACATTGCAGGTGAATGACGATGGGGACTTCCAAATTGTGTATAATTGTCTGTGCCAACTCCCTTTCGGAATTGGTCGTCAGGGAGGCCCTTAAGGAGCTTGGTAATGATGTTGCGCTCTGTCCCCTGAGCATGGATGCCACCGGAGTTGAGAACGTCAAAGATGCCATTACCAAGGCTAAGTACGTGATGGTGGTGGACTCCTGCTCGGATGAGTGCGGCAAAAAACGTGCTGAAGCCCTCAGAATACACTATGATGAACACCTCAACCTCGAAGAGGAGCTTGGCATTAAAATGCCCTGCTATAGAAACCCTGCCATTGAAGTCGTGGACGATGTTGGGCTGGCCGCGGCCCACCTGGTAGAGAGGGTTAAAGAGGTTCTTGAGAAGCTCTAATCTCATCTTTTACCCAATTCTGTCCAGCAATGCTTTTAAATGATTAGGCCACCCTAAAATATGAAATTGAATTAAAATGAAAAACTTGCCAAATGAGGTGATACTCATGTTCCGGAAGGTGTTGTTCCCAACGGACTTCAGTGAAGGTGCAGAAGAAGCCGCCAAGAGGTTCGAAAGGGTTAATGAAATGCCAGTAGGGGAAGTCATCCTGCTCCACGTCATAGACGAAGGAGCCATTGAAGACCTAATGAACGGCTACTCCCTTCTCTACGAGAACGAGGAGCTTGAGCTGAAGGAGGTCGAGGAGAAGCTGAAGATGAAGGCCATGGAAAGGCTCCAGTCCAAGGTGGAGGACGTTAAAAGGATCTTCAAGACGGAGAAGGTCAAGCCCGTTGTTAGGTTCGGAATCCCGTGGGAGGAGATAGTTAGAGTTGCCGAGGAGGAGGACGTCTCGCTCATACTTCTTCCAACCCATGGAAAGCTCGGCTTCTCAAAGGAGCTCCTCGGCTCCACCGCAATGCGCGTTGTCAAAAAGACCCTCAGACCGGTTCTGCTCCTAAAGCCAAAGTGCAAATTAGGAGGTGAGGAAGAATGAACTGGTTAAAACTTAAGAACCACCTCGACAAGTACCTCCCCGTTTACGTTACGCTTGCCATGATAGCGGGCTTTTACGTCGGAACGCACGCGGACGTTGAGAAGTACAAAAGCACGCTCAAGACGCTCAACATGCTCGTCGTTATTAGCATGATCTACCCGATGATGATAAACCTGCGCCTTGGAGAACTGAAGAACAGCGCGAAGCTCGGAAAGCAACTGACCATAGCTCTCACGATGGGTCTCATTATCTCTCCGCTCATCATGTATGGTGCAATATGGCTCACGGAGCTGTTCCACCCCCTTAACCACCAGCTGGCCCTCGGTCTTCTCCTGGCTGTGGTAGTCCCCTGCTCCTCGATGAGCATAGCCTACACCGGCTTCACAAAGGGCAACATAGAGCTCGCAACGATCGTCGTCGCCCTCAGCTTCACGCTGGCTATAGTCACTGTCCCAGGATGGCTCAAGATATTCGCCTCAAGCTACCACGTCAGCATCTCAGTCTGGCTCCTAATCAAGACAATCATAATAGTCGTCATAACCCCTATGATACTCGGCGTCCTGACGAGGTGGTACCTCATCAAAAAGCTCGGAACGGAGGGCTTCCTTAGGATAAAGCCTGCCTTTCCAGCGATCTCACTTCTCGGCATGTACACAATAGTCTTCCTCATCTTCATGGAGAAGGCCAAGCTCATAGCCAGCAAACCTAGCATAGTTGGATTGGCCCTCATCCCTCTGGTAATCTACTACACCACGGCGCTCCTCTTCATGACTCTCGTTGACAGGGCCGCTGGGATACCCTACAGGGACCACATGGCGATAACCTTCACATCAGTCGGAAAGAACGAGGGGACTGCAATGGCAATAGCACTCGCCGCTGGCACTGGGCTTATGGCAATAGCCCCAGCGGTCACTCCAATCGTCCAGATACCCTTCTTGGTTGGCTACGTCAAGATGTGGAGAAAGATAGCCAGCCTCTGGAACTGCAAAGTCCTTCATGAGGAAGCCGAGCCCGTCCCATGAGTTTCTTTCCAAATCTTTTTACTCCCTCAGTGAAATGTTTGACAGGGGATGGATAAAAATGGAAAATGCTATCGAGGTTGTTGGCCTCACCAAATACTACGGTTCCTTTCTCGCCGTTGACGGTGTTAGCTTTTCTGTCAAGACTAACGAGATCTTCGGCTTCCTCGGGCCCAACGGGGCGGGAAAAACCACAACGATAAGGATGCTCACGGGGTTTTAAAGCCCAGCGGGGGTAGCGTTAGAGTTCTCGACTACAACATACTGAACGAGGGCGAGAAGATAAAGGCGAGGGAGAGAATAGGGATAGTGCCCGAGACTGCCAACCCGTACGTGGATTTGACGGCCATGCAAAACCTAAGGCTCATGGGCGAGCTCTACGGGATGTCCAAAAGAGAGATAGAGAAGCGCTCGGTTAAACTCCTTAAGCTCTTTGACCTCTACGAGAAAAGAAACATCAAGGTGCGGGGCTTTTCAAAGGGGATGAGACAGCGGCTCATATTAGCAATGGCAATGATAGCCGATCCCGAACTATACTTCCTCGATGAGCCGACGAGCGGGCTCGACGTTATCAGTGCTAGGATGATAAAGGAGATAATTAGGGCGGAAAAGAAGAACGGGAAGACTGTCTTCATCACGAGCCACAACATGGCAGATGTCAACGAGCTCTGTGATAGGGTGGCGATAATAAGAAGGGGAAAGCTGATAGCGATAGACACGCCGGAGAGGCTCAAAACCCTGAGCAAAAAGCACGTCTCAGTCGAGATCAGCTTTGACCCGATGCCCAAAGAGATCTCAGTTTCCAGTGCATCAAGGGTCGAGAGAAAGGGCGACAAGCTGAGAATACATACAGATGATCCGGACGCGACGATAAAGGAACTCGTCCGCTACGCTGAGGAAAAGGGACTGAGGATAGTGAGCCTGAAAACGTTCACCCCTTCCCTTGAGGACGTTTTCGTGGAGCTGGTAGGTGGTAAGGATGAACGCGATTGACCAGTTCAGGCGCTCCTTCGCTATAGCAAAGAAGGACATGCTCATATTCTACCTCAAGGGGCCGGTCGTGATAATGGGGCTTCTCTTCCCGTTCTTCCTGTTCCTTGCATTTCTCATCGGAAGGAACCTGGGCGGGGAGACGCTCTTCGCTGGCCTGGTCGGAATGACCGTCTTCTTCACCTCAACTGCAGTCGGACCAACAATAGTCCCCTGGGAGTGCAGGGGGAGAACCTTTGAGAGGCTAATAACCGCCCCGGTCTCTCTAACCACCGTCCTCCTAGGTGACTTTCAGGCTTCGTTCTACTTCGGGCTCGGCGTTTCTCTGGCCGTCTCAGTACCGACGATGCTCTACCTCGGGATACACCCGGGGTTTGCCCTCTTCCTTGGGAGCACCCTCCTCGCTTTAGCCTGTTTCTCCGCGATGGCCATCCTGATGTCCTCTTACCCGCCGACGGATGTTCCGGCGGATGTCATGATGCTCTCCTCTCTCGTCAAGTTCTCGCTCCTCTTCATAAGCGGGATCTTCGTCCCCCTAGATAAGCTGCCAGCCTACGGAAGAGCAATCTCCTTGGTGTCACCGCTCACCTACTACGTTGATGCTGTGAAGCACTCCCTCGGTGAGGGCTACCTTCCGGTCTGGATTGATCTGATGATGCTGGCCATCTTTGCGGTGGCCTTCTTCCTGAGCGGCTCGTGGGTGCACAACAGGGTGCTTG encodes the following:
- a CDS encoding arsenic resistance protein, giving the protein MNWLKLKNHLDKYLPVYVTLAMIAGFYVGTHADVEKYKSTLKTLNMLVVISMIYPMMINLRLGELKNSAKLGKQLTIALTMGLIISPLIMYGAIWLTELFHPLNHQLALGLLLAVVVPCSSMSIAYTGFTKGNIELATIVVALSFTLAIVTVPGWLKIFASSYHVSISVWLLIKTIIIVVITPMILGVLTRWYLIKKLGTEGFLRIKPAFPAISLLGMYTIVFLIFMEKAKLIASKPSIVGLALIPLVIYYTTALLFMTLVDRAAGIPYRDHMAITFTSVGKNEGTAMAIALAAGTGLMAIAPAVTPIVQIPFLVGYVKMWRKIASLWNCKVLHEEAEPVP
- a CDS encoding universal stress protein, translated to MFRKVLFPTDFSEGAEEAAKRFERVNEMPVGEVILLHVIDEGAIEDLMNGYSLLYENEELELKEVEEKLKMKAMERLQSKVEDVKRIFKTEKVKPVVRFGIPWEEIVRVAEEEDVSLILLPTHGKLGFSKELLGSTAMRVVKKTLRPVLLLKPKCKLGGEEE
- a CDS encoding putative zinc-binding protein, with translation MTMGTSKLCIIVCANSLSELVVREALKELGNDVALCPLSMDATGVENVKDAITKAKYVMVVDSCSDECGKKRAEALRIHYDEHLNLEEELGIKMPCYRNPAIEVVDDVGLAAAHLVERVKEVLEKL
- a CDS encoding ATP-binding protein DrrA1-3 family domain-containing protein, translated to MPKEISVSSASRVERKGDKLRIHTDDPDATIKELVRYAEEKGLRIVSLKTFTPSLEDVFVELVGGKDERD
- a CDS encoding ABC transporter permease, producing the protein MNAIDQFRRSFAIAKKDMLIFYLKGPVVIMGLLFPFFLFLAFLIGRNLGGETLFAGLVGMTVFFTSTAVGPTIVPWECRGRTFERLITAPVSLTTVLLGDFQASFYFGLGVSLAVSVPTMLYLGIHPGFALFLGSTLLALACFSAMAILMSSYPPTDVPADVMMLSSLVKFSLLFISGIFVPLDKLPAYGRAISLVSPLTYYVDAVKHSLGEGYLPVWIDLMMLAIFAVAFFLSGSWVHNRVLERRFT